The following DNA comes from Dermochelys coriacea isolate rDerCor1 chromosome 21, rDerCor1.pri.v4, whole genome shotgun sequence.
TGTCCGAACCACATTTCATATAATCTTTACAAACAAAATTCAAACAGAAGGTTCAGCTTGCCCCCACTCCCTTTACCCTTCAACATAAATTACAGATAAGCCATAAAGTTCAACAAACGCAGGCTCCTTCAGTCAAGTGGGGAAGGAGGCTTCTCAGTGCAAAGTCCTTGATTCTGGAATTCCCAACCAGATGTTTAAAGCCACGGACATATAGTTTGTGCACCCAAGGACTCTACTCatggggagaggcatctctcagACAGACAGTATTAAGATGTATACATGGATGTCAGCACCTGAGAGCAAAGAGGAAATGAGCACACTGCAGTGACCCAATCTAGAAAGTACCAAGGGTCAAGGAACAGatctaaaataaataatcacAATCAGGTATTGAGCCTGGAGATGACAAAGCAGCAGATCACCACATCTTAGATCATCGTCCAATAGGCCAGGGCGCATCCCCCTAGCAATGCCTAAATCCTCCCTGCACACCAATTATTTTTATCCTTTTTGCCTCCCTTCACTTCCACCAGTGCCCTCCAATGTTGTAGTTGCTTTGTCCTATCAGGGCGATACAACAGTAAATTTGCTAGGATTCCTTTAGATTAAAAAATTCTACAGACCAACTTGCAGATCTGTTGTgtaatacaattttatttatgACTCAGTTATAGATAGCAACTAGCTAAGTGTGGGGCATAAGGTACATTTCAACCTCATTCAGTAATAAGCTCACACATTATAGGGCTTCTGTGGTTTAGTGCAATAGTCTGTCCTGACTGTCTCATGAATGCAGTCACTGTAATCAGTGTTACATTTACCACACTTGCAGTTCGTCGCCACTGGGTAAGAGTAATAGGGGACAGTGTGTCGTGGGCAGCCAGGGAGTACCACTGTTCTGTACACCATGTCTTTATATGTGCACACATCCTGGGACAGGGCACTTTTGAGGAGTAGCTTCTTACCATTGCtgtcctataaaaaaaaaaaaaaaaaagagagagatgttaTTCTGTTTTACTGAAGGATACACAAGTGACCCAGTGACTCAAGACCCCCCTGAGTCATTCTGATTGTGTTCAGAAGGCAGGCATCTTTCCCTGCAGACTGTAATGGCTGCATTTCTAGTGTAGTTCTACTGAGATCTCTCACTGAAAATCTGCATGTGAATAGTCTCCACATCTCTATAAAGATTTCCACATTATGCTGCACCTGCTGCCTGGCTGAGGTAAACCCACACGTAACACCAGAGCTCCGTGACCTGCACTGACTGCCTATTGGTTTAAGGGTGGAATTTTAGGTGCTGGCTCTAAGGGTAGCATGGGACCTGCCTATGTGTGAGAGACACCTCTCTCCCCACACTGTACTGCCATCACTGTGATCAGTGCATTGACTTACCAGCTGCACACATGATGAGGCAGAAGTTACTGAAACAATTCActtagtaatttaaaaaaaattctgtccctCATTAAATGGGAGAAGAACCTCTTTTCCATCCTAACCCCCAAATTCATAGGAGAAGAAGCCATTGCAATGTGAGCAGCAGCTGCCAATCTTCTACTACGACATTTTTGATATAGGCACCAGATCCATCAGATGgcttctcccacctcccctccGTGTCTGAATGATTTGCCAAATGTGGCAAGTGTGTGATTTTCTATCTATTGTAAATAATGTAAGAGATTAATAGTTTGTCCTGCTGATTTTCTAGAGGAAGTAATGAGTGAGCTCAGATGTTCATACCACAGCAGTGGACACAATAGAAGCACCCGCCTAGAACAGAATAGTGCCTGGTACCCGTGTCATGCAGAATCCAGCACAGATGGTTGTGTTGATGGCCAGGCAGTATGCACATTCTCTCTTCTCCACGTGGATGATGTACTCAATGGGAGCACAAAAAGACATTGCCTGCCCAAAAGTCAGGCCAAAGAGAAGGGACATCAGAAAGATGGGACTCATGCTAGATGAAAAGACAAAATATCAAAGGAAAAAGCATTAGATGTGGCCTTCTGCCATGTTCTGAAAAGCCACTGGGGAACCAGTTATATTATTCCCAAAAGGGAAAAAGAATGAAATTATATCCAACAAGAACTTGACGAAGTTCCACTACCCTCAGTCCTTTATTTGAAATAGTACTGACTGCCGCCGGAGGCAGGGTGCCAAAACGTGGAACAATGAGACAAATCTCATGTTCGCTTCCTCGTATTAAATCCCATTACATGGAACTTTCTGTTAATGAGTCATAAAATGCTGACACAATAAAATAGCAGGAAGTTTCCCCAACCCTCCCTACTAAAGGATCTAAGAAATGTGACAAACGAAAGAAACAATGAGCGCTAGAGTTGAAACCCAAAACCCAAAataattccattggctttaaaGAAAGCAAGTCCTATAAAATGgtgaaaaaatgaaaagaaatggctGTGTAGACAGACTACATAATCACACTTCTGACATTCCAATTGGCTGTTTTAATTAGAGGCCCATTGACTGGAGCTGGTGAAATATGTACACTGCCAGTAATTAAGTAACATTCTTGTAAATGACAGCAAATGACAGAAGATCAGTAAAGAGTTCAAATCAATCAACCATCTACCAGCTCTGCTGACTTTTCGCATACATGCTGAGGGATCCCTAGAATGAAGCTCTGGTTAGCTCCAGGGTCTGCTCAACAGCCTCCAAAGTACAAAGTTAAACTGACAGTGTCTACAAATTTATGGACATCATCCTCTGAACTCTTTCAGCCTCTAGTTTCCCCAGCCAAAGCCATTATGTTGTCCAGTTTACAACACCCAGTAGCTGCAACAATGCTGAACCTGCAATGACCAACCTGTTGGCAGCTGAATCTTTCCTCAATATAGTAGCCTGAGTCTGCATTGTGGAGTTGGAGAGGCTGCGACCCAGCACAAGCTCTCACTGTGCTTTATACTCTCCAAGCTAATACCAGGCTGAGCGTACTGTTTATATAATTGCATTTGAATTGCTGCTTTCTTATCTCAAACCTATCTACTGAAAATTCATACTGAACTATAAAGCAAATGTAATTGGAACAAATGTTCCAATTATATCCTCAcatggaaactgggactggaaatCTAATTACTTTAACACTCATTTTCCTCTCAGCCTTTTAAACtaaatgttgctttaaaaaagaTCTTATCGATGAGTTTAGTGACTACGCAGGACAGTAACAGCATGACAAAAAGGCTACCATGGACATATAGCCAACTTGGGTGCTTAGAACTGAGAGCTGCTATAGGAATTACAGATGGTTATTTTCCCCATATTGTTTATTTTGGGGAAGGACTTAACTCTGGCTCCCACTGGATGCAATGTGACCAGAAACCAGATAGATATAACAGAGGCAGTAGCATGCATagaaagggctagattcacaaagaaacttagaTGTGGAGATGCTGAGTGGCACCATGCTTAACTTtcaggtgcctagaaaatcactgggattaaTGAAGTCTAAGTCAGGCACTggggctccctgtacaatgaatggggagagacaggcatcCCAGAATGGGATTcgcaaaagccagcatgctaggcagttCCCCATCtcaactagccaatgggagattctAAGAAGAGGGGGGTGTCCTAAGCTCTGCTCCACTCAGGAAGTTCAGCACCTTGCTTTGCTAGGGATTTTCAGCTGCAAACTCTCTCTTGTGGTTAGGTGACTACACCATTTTTGCAAGTAGATACTCCCTCATAATTTTTAGCAAGTGGTTAGggtattcacctgggatgtggaagacttCCAGCTCAAGCCCCATCTCCACCTGAGGTGAGAAAGGATCTGCCATCTGTCAGATGAGTGCCCCACTCACTGGGATATATATGGACATTCTGATATGTGACTACCTCAGtctgtcctgttgaagctgtttcactgtaAATAAATCAATCACTCAACCAGAGCAAGAGAGATCtcaagcatgagaatgactctatcctgatgacaggtttcagagtagcagccgtgttagtctgtattcgcaaaaagaaaaggagtacttgtggcaccttagagactaacaaatttattagagcataagctttcgtgagctacagctcacttcatcggatgcatttggtggaaaaaacagaggagagatttatatacacacacacagagaacatgaaacaatgggtttatcatacacactgtaaggagagtgatcacttaagataagccatcaccagcagcagggggggggaaaggaggaaaacctttcatggtgacaagcaaggtaggctaattccagcagttaacaagaatatcagaggaacaatgcatccgatgaagtgagctgtagctcatgaaagcttatgctctaataaatttgttagtctctaaggtgccacaagtactccttttctttttgcgaatacagactaacacggctgctactctgaaacctgtcattatgcaaggcactgaatttagccgtatagagtggaaatctgtcaacttcatgaaaaaactcgcacagatacagacagacatcatcttcctctccaaatgcaaacagatggacatcataccgaaaggactgaaggtaaaaaatccattacaatctacataccacacagactatgctgacagcttgtgccacacactctcaaggaaactgcggaaccacctgatcaacatcctctacagcaaacagggaaagattaagaatgagctctcaaaaatggatactctcataaagaaccaaccttccacacaaacttcctcgtggctggactttacaaaaactagacaagccatttacaaacttctctacaaaagaaaaaggacactaagctatctaaactactatatgccacaaggggccacaacaatggttcccgtaacccacgcagcaatattgttaatctatccaactatactcttagcccagcagaagaatctgtcctatctcggggcctctccttttgcccctccatccccacgaacatgatacagttctgtggtgacctagaatcctattttcgacgtctcagactcaaggaatatttccaacacacctctgaccaacatattaacccacagagaccttcctgccaacactacaaaaagaaggattctgggtggactcctcctgaaggtcgaaacagcagcctggatttctacatagagtgcttccgccgacgtgcacgagctgaaattgtggaaaagcagcatcgcttaccccataacctcagccatgcagaacacagcgccatccacagcctcagaaacaactctgacatcataatcaaaaaggctgacaaaggaggtgctgtcgtcatcatgaataggtcggagtatgaacaaga
Coding sequences within:
- the TSHB gene encoding thyrotropin subunit beta, which encodes MQTQATILRKDSAANSMSPIFLMSLLFGLTFGQAMSFCAPIEYIIHVEKRECAYCLAINTTICAGFCMTRDSNGKKLLLKSALSQDVCTYKDMVYRTVVLPGCPRHTVPYYSYPVATNCKCGKCNTDYSDCIHETVRTDYCTKPQKPYNV